The following proteins are co-located in the Carassius gibelio isolate Cgi1373 ecotype wild population from Czech Republic chromosome A21, carGib1.2-hapl.c, whole genome shotgun sequence genome:
- the LOC127941483 gene encoding aquaporin-3-like, with product MARIFQVRNVLIRQALAECLGTLILVMFGCGAVAQLILSGGSHGMFLTVNFAFGFAATLGILVCGQISGGHINPTVTFSLCLLGREPWRKFPVYFLAQTLGAFLGSGIIFGMYIDAIWDYGQGSLVVVGDNATAGIFATYPSKHLTLLNGFFDQMIGTAALIVCILAIVDPYNNPIPQGLEAFTVGFVVLVIGQSMGFNSGYAVNPARDLGPRIFTALAGWGSEVFSANSYWSFVPIFAPFIGAMLGVMVYQLMVGYHVEGEARDKAEEREEKERLKLSAVSEKETA from the exons ATGGCTCGTATCTTTCAGGTCCGGAACGTCCTGATACGACAGGCACTGGCAGAATGCCTGGGCACTCTCATTCTAGTG ATGTTTGGATGTGGTGCCGTCGCCCAGCTGATACTAAGTGGAGGCTCTCATGGAATGTTTCTGACGGTGAATTTCGCTTTTGGGTTCGCTGCGACATTGGGAATCCTAGTTTGTGGGCAAATCTCAG GAGGTCACATTAACCCTACTGTGACCTTTTCCCTTTGCTTGTTGGGAAGAGAGCCCTGGAGGAAATTTCCCGTGTACTTCCTGGCCCAGACTCTAGGGGCTTTTCTTGGCTCAGGAATAATATTTGGCATGTATATTG ATGCAATTTGGGACTATGGACAAGGTTCTCTAGTCGTTGTAGGGGACAATGCAACAGCTGGAATCTTTGCTACATACCCTTCCAAACACCTTACTTTGCTCAATGGCTTCTTTGATCAG ATGATTGGCACGGCAGCTCTCATAGTTTGTATCCTCGCCATTGTCGACCCTTACAATAATCCCATCCCACAAGGACTGGAGGCCTTCACTGTGGGCTTTGTAGTTTTGGTGATTGGTCAGTCCATGGGTTTTAACTCCGGTTATGCTGTAAACCCAGCCAGAGACTTGGGACCTCGGATCTTCACCGCACTTGCTGGATGGGGCTCAGAGGTGTTCTC AGCAAACTCTTACTGGTCCTTTGTGCCCATCTTTGCCCCATTCATTGGTGCCATGTTGGGTGTGATGGTGTATCAGCTGATGGTGGGATACCATGTGGAAGGAGAAGCAAGAGATAAAGCAGAGGAAAGAGAAGAGAAGGAAAGACTCAAACTCTCTGCTGTTTCTGAGAAGGAGACAGCATAA